In Sphingomonas sp. M1-B02, the sequence TCCTGGCGCAGCACGTCGTGCAGCAACCAGCGATTGGCGTGGCTCGGGATGCCGTCGATCTCATTGTAGGATGGCATTACCGACATCACCGGCAGCTCGGTGACCGCGCGCTCGAACGGCGGGAAGAAGAATTCGCGGAGCGTCCGCTCGGAGACCGTCGCCGGACCGATATTGGTGCCGCTTTCGGGCGCGCCATGGCCAGTCATGTGCTTGAGCGTGACGTAGACCTTGTCCTTGGCGAGCGGCAATGTCGTGCCCTGGAAGCCGCGGATCGCCGCCAGGCCCATTTCGCCGACGAGATGCGGATCCTCGCCATAGGTCTCCTCGATCCGGCCCCAGCGCGGATCGCGGGCGATGTCGACGACCGGGGCAAGCGCGAGATTGGCGCCGCGGGCGCGCATCTCGCGCGCCGCGACCGCGAAGATCTGTTCCTGCAGCTTGGGGTTCCAGGTGCTGGCCAGCGCGATCGCCTGGGGAAAGCTGGTGGCGCCGGGGGCGACATAGCCGTGCAGCGCCTCCTCATGCATGATCAGCGGAATGCCGAGCCGGGTCTTCTCGACCGCCCATTTCTGCGCGGCGTTGATGTAGCGCGCGGTATCCTCGGCATTGCGGTTGACCGTGCCCGCGGCGGCACCGGCGGCGGGCCCCTGGGTAATCGCGCGGCGGTCATAGGGGCGCGAGATCTGGCCAAGGCCATTGGGGAAATTCTGTGTGGCCTTCTGTGCGTCGAATTCGCCATCCGCGGCCTGGATCTTGTCCTTCTGCAGCCAGATCGCGACCATCTGCTGGACCTTCTCCTCCAGCGTCATCCGCTTGAGCAGGTCCTCCACCCGGGCGTCGACCGACTGCGACGCATCCTCGTAGAGCGGCTGTTCGGCCCGCTGCGCCTGGGCCGCAGGAACGAAAGCAGGGGCGAGCGCCATCGTCGCGACCGCGGCGAGGGCGGCAATCCGGAACTGACGGGTGCGGGGCAGGCGGTGGCGGACGGCCATGGTCTCTCCTCGGGATGTGACGCCGACGCGCCATCTTTTTGCGTTTATGGTAGCGCTATCAGCTATCGTGCCCCATCCCGCTGGTCAACCATGAGCGCGGATCTCAGGCCAATTGCATTCCGCTATGGCTGATCCTATGCCTCTCGCCGAAAAGGACCGGGATGAGCAGACCCAGCCGGAGAAGCCGTGGCACGGTAACCGTACAGGATGTCGCACGCGTCGCAGGCGTGTCTGCGATGACCGTGTCGCGCGTGGTCAACGGCGGCTCGAATGTGCGGGACTCCACCCGCGAGGCGGTGCTGGCCGCAATCGAGCAGCTCAATTATTCGCCCAACAGCGCAGCACGCAGCCTGGCCGCGGGCGAGGCGACCCAGATCGGCTTGCTCTATTCCAACCCCTCGGCCGCCTATCTTTCGCAGTTTCTGATCGGCGCGCTGGCGGCCGCGCGGCGTGCCGGCTGCCATCTGGTGCTCGAAGTCTGCGAGAGCGAACGCCCCGACGAACAGGCGGAGGCAACGCGCAGCTTTGCCTCGACCAGCGTCGAGGGCGTGATCCTGCCGCCGCCTCTGTCCGAAGCCGCGCCGGTCCGCGCGGAGCTGGAGGCGGCCGGGATACCCTGGGTGTCGGTGGCGATGGGACTGCCGCCTGCCCGAAGCCTAAACGTGCGGATCGACGATTTCGAAGGCGCCGCGGCGATGACGCGGCATCTGCTCGGCCTTGGCCACCGCCGGATCGGCTTCATCCGTGGCAATCCCAACCAGACCTCTAGCGCCGAACGCTATCGCGGCTTCGCTGCCGCTCTCGACGAAGCCGGCCTCGACGTGAACGCCATGCCGATCGAGCAGGGCTATTTCACCTTCCGGTCCGGCATCGTTGCCGCAGAGCGTCTGCTGGACCGTGCCCAGCCGCCGACGGCGATCTTCGCGAGCAATGACGATATGGCGGCGGCGGCAGTCGGCGTGGCGCATCGTCGCGGCCTCCACGTGCCGCGGGATCTGAGCGTGGTCGGGTTCGACGATACGTCGCTCGCCACCACCGTTTGGCCCGAACTGACCACCGTGCGGCAACCGATCTCGGCAATGGCCGAGGCGGCGCTCACGCTGCTTCTGATGCGGATCCGGACACAGCGGTCTCCGGATGCGGAACGGCTTGAGGACCAGGTGCTGGATCACGAGCTGATCGTTCGCGAATCCTCCGGCCCGCCGCACGATGGGGCGACGGCGGAGCGGCGCGGAACAACGAAGACGGGCGCGCGCACCCAGGGCGGCCCCGCACTACCGGGGCATCGCTAGAGGCTTGCTTTTCTCCCGCGCCCGCGCCACCGTTAGCGCTAACAAGTTCGATCGATCGGACTGCAGGAGAGGGACGTAAGGGATGAATCAATCGGCGGAGAGGACCAATTTCGGCCTCGTCTTCGCGATCGTTGCGGTGGCGACGATCGGCGGCTTGCTGTTCGGCTATGACAGCGGTGCCGTGAACGGCACCCAGCCGGGGCTGATCGCGGCGTTCAACCTCGACGATGCCGCCCTGGGCTTCACGGTCGGATCGCTGCTGATCGGCTGCGTGATCGGCGCATCGCTGGCCGGCATCCTGGCCGACGCGATCGGTCGCCGTGCGGTCATGCGGCTTTCCGCAGTGCTCTTTCTGATCGGGGCGCTGGTCCAGGGCTTCGCCCACGATCACACGATCTTCCTGATCGCACGGATCCTCGGCGGAATGGCCGTCGGCGCCGCGTCGGTGCTCTCGCCGGCCTATATTTCGGAGGTGGCGCCAGCGAGCATTCGCGGCCGGATGACGACGGTGCAGCAGGTGATGATCATCACCGGCCTGACCGCGGCGTTCCTCGCCAACTATTACGTGACGGCGATTGCCGGCGTTTCGACCAACAAGATCTGGTTCGACATCGAGGCCTGGCGCTGGATGTACCTGCTGCAGTCGGTTCCGGCGGTGATCTTCCTCGTCGCCTTGTACTTCATTCCGGAAAGCCCGCGCTATCTGGTGTCGAAGGGCCGCAACGACGAAGCGCTCCGGGTGCTCACCAACCTGTCCGGCCCGATCGCGGCGCAGGCCAAGGTCGAGGAAATCCAGGCGAGCTTCTCGCACGATCACCGTCCACGGCTCAGCGACGTGCTGACTCCGGCGGGGGGGCGGGGCTTCCTGGGCGTCCGCTCGATCGTCTGGGTGGGCATCATGCTGGCGGTGTTCCAGCAACTCGTCGGCATCAACGTCATTTTCTATTATGGCGCGACCCTGTGGCAGGCGGCCGGCTTCTCGGAGCAGGATTCGCTGATGATCAACATCGTCTCGGGCGCAGTGTCTATCGCCGCCTGCTTCGTGACGATCCTGCTGATCGACCGCATCGGCCGCAAGCCGCTGCTGCTGATCGGCTCGGTGGGCATGGCCGCATCGCTGTTCGTGATGGTATATGCCTTCAGCCAGGGCGGGCTGGTCGACGGCAAGCTCGTGCTGTCGGACGACACCGGCATGCTCGCGGTGGTCGCGGCCAACGTCTATGTGATCTTCTTCAACGTCAGCTGGGGCCCGGTGATGTGGGTGATGCTGGGCGAGATGTTCCCGAACCAGATACGCGGTTCGGCGCTCGCCGTCGCAGGCTTCTTCCAGTGGACCGCGAACTACGCGATCGCCCAGGCCTTCCCGATCATGCTCGCGACGATCGGGCTGGCCGCCAGCTACAGCTTCTACGGCGTTTGCGCGGTAATCAGTTTCTTCCTCGTCTTGCGGTTCATCAACGAGACCAAGGGCAAGGAACTCGAGGCGATGGAGGGCTGAGCCCCGACCCCTGGAGCATCGGGGGCGCGGCCGAAAGGCTGCGCCCCTTTTACAAGAAGGACATCATGACCAGCCGTACCCCCGTCCGCCAGTTTCGCTCGCGCGAATGGTTCGCCGCGCCCGGCCGCAGCGACATGGCGGCGCTCTATCTCGAGCGCTTCATGAACTACGGCATCACGCCGGACGAGCTGCGCTCGGGTAAGCCGATCATCGGCATCGCCCAATCGGGCAGCGACATCGCGCCGTGCAACCGCATCCACCTCGAGACGGTGAAACGCGCACGCGAAGGCGTGCTCGCCGCGGGCGGCGTGCCGATGGAGTTTCCGCTCCATCCGATCTTCGAGAATTGCCGGCGGCCGACCGCGGCGCTCGATCGCAATCTGGCCTATCTCGGGCTGGTCGAGATTCTCAACGGCTATCCGATCGACGCGGTGATCCTGACCACCGGCTGCGACAAGACCACGCCCTCGTCGCTGATGGCCGCCTCCACGGTCGACATTCCGGCGATCGTGCTCTCCGGCGGTCCGATGCTCGATGGCTGGCATGAAGGCGAACTGGTCGGCTCCGGCACCGTCATCTGGCGCAGCCGGCGGAAGCTGGCGGCGGGCGAAATCGACGAGGAGGAGTTCCTGCGCCGGGCGACCGACAGCGCGCCCTCCGCCGGGCATTGCAACACGATGGGCACCGCCTCGACGATGAACTCGATCGCAGAAGGACTGGGCATGAGCCTGCCCGGCTGCGCGATGATCCCGGCGCCGTATCGCGAGCGCGGCCAGATCGCCTATGAGACCGGGCGGCGGATCGTCGACATGGCCTATGAGGATCTGCGGCCCTCGAAGATCCTGTCCAAGGCCAGCTTCCTCAACGCGATCCGGCTGCTTACCGCGATCGGCGGATCGACCAACGCCCAGCCGCATATCGATGCGATGGCGCGGCATGCCGGGATCGAGATCGACGCGAGCGACTGGATGCAGGGATACGACCTGCCGCTGCTCGTCAACATGCAGCCCGCGGGCAAATATCTGAGCGAGCGCTTCCACCGCGCGGGCGGCATCCCCGCGGTGCTGAGCGAAATGCTCGCGGCCGGGGTGCTCGACGGATCGGCGATGACCTGTACGGGCAGGACCCTCGCCGAGAATGTTGCCGGCCATAACGTGACGGACCGCGACGTGATCGCGCCGTTCGATGCGCCTTTGCTCGAGAAAGCCGGCTTCCTGGTGCTTTCGGGCAATCTGTTCGACACCGCGATCATGAAGACAAGCGTGATTTCCGACGATTTCCGGGCACGCTATCTGTCGCGGCCGGGGCAGGAGGGGGTGTTCGAGGGCCGGGCGATCGTGTTCGACGGATCGGACGATTATCACCATCGGATCAATGATCCCGCGCTCGAGATCGACGCCGACTGCATCCTGGTGATCCGCGGCGCGGGGCCGCTCGGCTGGCCGGGATCGGCCGAGGTGGTCAACATGCAGCCGCCCGATCACTTGATCCGCGAGGGGATCATGAGCCTGCCGACACTGGGCGACGGCCGGCAATCGGGCACGTCGGACAGTCCCTCGATCCTCAACGCCTCTCCCGAAAGCGCGGCAGGGGGCGGGCTTTCCTGGCTGCGGACCGGCGACAGGATCCGGATCGACCTCAACCAGGGGCGGTGCGACGCGCTGGTCGAGGCGGAGGAAATCGCCCGGCGCAAGTCCGAGCCGGCGCCATCGATCCCCGCGAGCAAGACGCCCTGGGAGGAATTGTACCGCGAGAAAGTGGGGCAATTGGGCGAGGGCGGTGTGCTCGACTTTGCCCTGAAATATCGCCGGACCAGCGAGGAAGTGCCGCGGCACAATCACTGATCGGCACGGATCGGACCGTAGAATCGCCGTGCTTACGCTTGTTTCATGCTCCGCTCGCTATGATCGCGATGCTCTCCGAGGAGAGCTTTCCTCTCTGGCATGGTATCCCAACTCGGGCCGCTTTCGGGCGGCCCATTTTGATTCGTGCAAAAAGCGGCTAGCGGCAGCGGGATGAGCGACAGCGTAGCAGTGGCCCTGATCTCGGGCGGACTCGATTCGATGGTATCCGCCGCGCGGGCGCGCGAGGACGGGCATCGCC encodes:
- a CDS encoding LacI family DNA-binding transcriptional regulator yields the protein MSRPSRRSRGTVTVQDVARVAGVSAMTVSRVVNGGSNVRDSTREAVLAAIEQLNYSPNSAARSLAAGEATQIGLLYSNPSAAYLSQFLIGALAAARRAGCHLVLEVCESERPDEQAEATRSFASTSVEGVILPPPLSEAAPVRAELEAAGIPWVSVAMGLPPARSLNVRIDDFEGAAAMTRHLLGLGHRRIGFIRGNPNQTSSAERYRGFAAALDEAGLDVNAMPIEQGYFTFRSGIVAAERLLDRAQPPTAIFASNDDMAAAAVGVAHRRGLHVPRDLSVVGFDDTSLATTVWPELTTVRQPISAMAEAALTLLLMRIRTQRSPDAERLEDQVLDHELIVRESSGPPHDGATAERRGTTKTGARTQGGPALPGHR
- a CDS encoding sugar porter family MFS transporter, translated to MNQSAERTNFGLVFAIVAVATIGGLLFGYDSGAVNGTQPGLIAAFNLDDAALGFTVGSLLIGCVIGASLAGILADAIGRRAVMRLSAVLFLIGALVQGFAHDHTIFLIARILGGMAVGAASVLSPAYISEVAPASIRGRMTTVQQVMIITGLTAAFLANYYVTAIAGVSTNKIWFDIEAWRWMYLLQSVPAVIFLVALYFIPESPRYLVSKGRNDEALRVLTNLSGPIAAQAKVEEIQASFSHDHRPRLSDVLTPAGGRGFLGVRSIVWVGIMLAVFQQLVGINVIFYYGATLWQAAGFSEQDSLMINIVSGAVSIAACFVTILLIDRIGRKPLLLIGSVGMAASLFVMVYAFSQGGLVDGKLVLSDDTGMLAVVAANVYVIFFNVSWGPVMWVMLGEMFPNQIRGSALAVAGFFQWTANYAIAQAFPIMLATIGLAASYSFYGVCAVISFFLVLRFINETKGKELEAMEG
- a CDS encoding IlvD/Edd family dehydratase; translated protein: MTSRTPVRQFRSREWFAAPGRSDMAALYLERFMNYGITPDELRSGKPIIGIAQSGSDIAPCNRIHLETVKRAREGVLAAGGVPMEFPLHPIFENCRRPTAALDRNLAYLGLVEILNGYPIDAVILTTGCDKTTPSSLMAASTVDIPAIVLSGGPMLDGWHEGELVGSGTVIWRSRRKLAAGEIDEEEFLRRATDSAPSAGHCNTMGTASTMNSIAEGLGMSLPGCAMIPAPYRERGQIAYETGRRIVDMAYEDLRPSKILSKASFLNAIRLLTAIGGSTNAQPHIDAMARHAGIEIDASDWMQGYDLPLLVNMQPAGKYLSERFHRAGGIPAVLSEMLAAGVLDGSAMTCTGRTLAENVAGHNVTDRDVIAPFDAPLLEKAGFLVLSGNLFDTAIMKTSVISDDFRARYLSRPGQEGVFEGRAIVFDGSDDYHHRINDPALEIDADCILVIRGAGPLGWPGSAEVVNMQPPDHLIREGIMSLPTLGDGRQSGTSDSPSILNASPESAAGGGLSWLRTGDRIRIDLNQGRCDALVEAEEIARRKSEPAPSIPASKTPWEELYREKVGQLGEGGVLDFALKYRRTSEEVPRHNH